A region from the Hydra vulgaris chromosome 08, alternate assembly HydraT2T_AEP genome encodes:
- the LOC101236992 gene encoding transmembrane protein 26 isoform X2, with protein MNLTQPMKKSTLVLIVIKALLPRLLFFVHGLLCIWIVSKQEQDNRFWYLLILLFLLVFEGLYSAIGRKGLEFHWFCPSAFFYCVVLIVSISFFRHRQIQCIVYKECSYALLGEDIITRTFSKWSFLKRIIVIEQTGLFILIIGRWMLPSGTISRQQFSQIILIYIGTAADIVEFNDIYANDVAIADIQKIGGTASILHGVMGVWGLSVLQFSLTIILPEEGLKQEEKEESNEFQEMSYFRKIKSNQVGPTSYMHYKTMLQRVSEDKQAVTQQKFPTDFKHDDFDTKDNSSWRTLYDSNLSKMPIDSLVEDADPENDKSFDEAKKSKHKECIKKYLELVGTLLVLCMQDGPFFIFRFVLVTRYEVVTEMMILLIIKNALVIVVQIYRMLILYCTEPKPDDIDTENSGIRSAMEQNTKTISRLAIKRHKAGLALTALARMQNISKDKDSSLNSNMQL; from the exons ATGAATCTAACACAACCAATGAAAAAATCTACACTTGTACTTATTGTTATCAAAGCGTTGCTTCCAAGATTGTTATTTTTCGTACATGGTTTATTATGTATATGGATAGTTTCTAAACAAGAACAAGATAATAGATTTTGGTATttgttaatactattatttcTATTAGTGTTTGAAGGCCTATATAGTGCGATTGGTCGAAAAGGACTGGAATTCCACTG gttttgtCCGAGCGCATTTTTTTACTGTGTCGTACTGATTGTGAGCATTTCCTTTTTTCGTCACAGACAAATTCAATGTATTGTATATAAAGAGTGTTCATATGCTCTGCTTGGTGAAGATATCATAACAAGA acCTTCAGCAAatggtcttttttaaaaagaattattgttATTGAACAGActggtttatttattttaattatcggAAGATGGATGCTTCCTtcag GCACTATATCCCGGCAGCAGTTTTCTCAaatcatattaatttatattggCACGGCAGCCGATATTGTTGAGTTTAATGATATTTACGCAAATGATGTTGCTATTGCTGACATTCAAAAAATTGGTGGAACTGCTTCCATATTACATGGGGTTATGGGAGTATGGGGCTTATCTGTGCTTCAGTTTTCATTGACTATAATATTACCTGAGGAAGGATTGAagcaagaagaaaaagaagaatctAACGAGTTTCAAGAAATgagttattttagaaaaattaaatcaaatcaaGTAGGACCTACATCGTATATGCATTATAAAACAATGCTCCAAAGAGTTAGTGAAGATAAGCAAGCAGTCACGCAACAAAAATTTCCAACCGATTTTAAACATGATGACTTTGATACTAAAGACAATAGTTCCTGGCGGACATTGTACGATTCAAACTTGTCTAAAATGCCTATAGATAGCCTGGTTGAAGATGCAGATCCAGAAAATGATAAGTCTTTTGACGAGGCTAAAAAAAGTAAGCATAaagaatgtattaaaaaatatttagagttaGTAGGCACTTTATTGGTTCTATGTATGCAAGATGGTCCCTTTTTTATATTTCGTTTTGTACTTGTTACTCGTTACGAAGTTGTAACAGAAATGATGATAttgctcataataaaaaatgctcTCGTTATAGTAGTACAAATTTACAggatgttaattttatattgcacCGAACCAAAGCCTGATGACATTGATACTGAAAATTCAGGGATTAGAAGCGCAATGGAGCAAAATACAAAGACTATTTCAAGATTAGCAATCAAACGTCACAAAGCCGGTTTGGCACTCACAGCTCTAGCGAGAATGCAAAATATAAGTAAAGATAAAGATTCTTCTTTAAACTCCAACATGCAGTTATAa